ATCGAAAACACAGCACCTGAAACCGCTGGCGACAACACTTCCGCAAGCCGGGATGCCGAAGCCGAAGCCAGGGCGCACGAAGACGCCCAGGCCGCTGCAGAAGGCAAGAACCGTACGCACTATGAAGGCCTTGGCGATGCCTGGGCAGTGCTTACGGGCCGCAATCCGGCTGAAATTATGGGGCAGATTGTGGCCACGGTTCTGCATGAAGGCGGCACCCGCCCTGCATGGCAGTGGAAACGCGGCAGCACGGACCACATCCTGATGGCCTGGCCGCAGGACCAGCCCGTGCGCGCCTCGGTGCTGATGACAGGCGAGGAAGGCGAAAAGCTCACGCCCACCTCCGCCACGCCCCTTCTGGACGGTCTGCCCAATGACCTTATGGTTGACGGTATATACTCGTGGGAAAACGGCATGGGCGCCAACGTGGCTGTCAGCATGATCGAGGGCAAGAACCCCATGTGGTTTTTTGACCCGCTGTATGGCCGTGACAGGGCAGACCTTACCCCCGGCGTCACGCACACCTTTCTGGTGGCCGGTTTGGCCTATGCGGTGCGCAAGGCCCTGCTGGACCATATGACCATCACCCAGGGGCCGCAGTACGAAGCCTATGCCGAGCAGTGGCTTGCGGCCAATCCCGACAAAAACCGTCTGGACGTGCCGCCCCTGCAGGTGGATGTGAGCGACCGCCACATGATCATGCCCGGCCGCAATTTCAGCGAATACCAGATGCGCGCCATTATTGATCAGGTGCAGGACACCCATCTGGAAAACATGCCCATCAAGGTGCTGTTTGTCACCTTTCCCTTTGAAAACCGCGAGCCCCTGCGCCTGGTCATCTATGCGTCAAAGATGGTTCTGGGCGATCTGGAGCCGGAAGCGGGCATGGCCATCGATGCCTATATCTGGCTTCAGGGCCGCATTATTGACATTGACGAGGCCCCGCAACAGTAGCGGCCCGTTTTTTCACAGTGGGGCACGGAGGCGCAGCGCCTCCGCCCCTCCTTGGGACAGAGTAACTTTGAGAATGGACATTCTCAAAGTTACTGGCACGCTCGCTTCGGCGTGTAACAGCGCAAATAACTAGCGCTTACGCCTTCGCGGCGGGCGACTGCCCACGCAGTCACCAGAGCAATTTCAAAGTGGAAATGCTCTAAATTAGCGGCAGGCCGCCCCGGCGCACACGGCTGGCCGCACGGAACATATCATGAACGCGCCTCTTCTCTGGTTTATCGTGGGTGTGGCCTTTTTTGTGGCCGAACTCATGACCCCGGCCATGGTGCTGCTCTTTTTCGGCGTGGGGGCCTGGGCTTCCGCCCTGGCCGCGCTGCTGGGCATGGACCTCGCATGGCAGATTGTTGCCTTTATCTGCATTTCCCTTCTTACCCTGCTGTTTCTGCGCCGCCGCCTCCGGGCTGTTTTTGGCGGGCGCTCCAGCCGCAACCCGTCCGCGAACTGCGACGGACAGGACGAGGAACAGTGCGCGCCGCACCTTCTGACAGGCAGGCAGGGCGTGGTCAGCAAGGCCCTGCGCCCCGGCGAAGTGGGCGAAATCAGCATTGACGGCAGCTTCTGGCGCGCCACGGCCCACGAGCACATTGCGGCAGGCAGCCCGGTACTGGTGCTGGGTGCTGATCCTGGCAATGCGCTTGTGCTGCGCGTGCAGCCCGTGACCGTATCCTGAACCGGTTCTTCTTCAGTTTCCGGGCATGCCGTGTTGACGGCCACGCCACCTCGCTGGCAGAGCCAACCGCCACAAGCGCGCTACTCAGCGCCAAACGCAAAACGCGCCCAAACGCAAATCCGTGCTGCCAGACACAGCGCAAATTCTCATTGGCAGTACCATTCTCAAAGGCCGGGAGCACACCGCTTCGGCGTGTAACAGCGCACACACGCCGCGCATACGCCTTTTGGCGAGCGTCCGTTCCCGCAGCCGCCAGAGCAGTTGTCACGTAACGTAGCTCTACACTCTACGCATGAGGTAATTATGGAATTCATGAACAGCTTCGGATGGCTTTTTCTCTTGGCCGTATTGGTTATCATCGTCCTTGTCAAAACAGCGGTTGTCGTGCCCAACCAATCCGCCTTCGTGGTGGAACGGCTCGGCAAATTCAGTAAGGTTTTGTACGCGGGCTTTCATATTCTTGTGCCCTTTGTGGATGTTATCGCCTACAAGCGCAGCCTCAAGGAGCAGGTTCTGGACGTGCCCAAGCAGACCTGCATCACCCGCGACAACGTGAGTGTGGACATCGACGGCGTGCTCTACCTCCAGATCATCACGCCCGACAAATCCGCCTACGGCATTTCGGATTACGAATGGGGGGCCATCCAACTGGCGCAGACCTCACTGCGTTCCGTCATAGGCACGCTTGAGCTCGACCGCACCTTTGAAGAACGCACGCGCATCAATCAGGAAGTGGTGGAGGCTCTTGACGCCGCCACAGCGCCCTGGGGCGTCAAGGTGCTGCGCTATGAGATCCGCGACATCACGCCCCCCATCACCGTTATGGAAGCCATGGAAAAACAGATGCGCGCGGAGCGCGAAAAGCGCGCCGTCATTGCCCAGTCCGAAGGCGAAATGCAGTCGCGCATCAATCTGGCCGAAGGGGCAAAGGCCGCTGCCATTGCCCAGTCTGAAGGCGACAAGCAGGCCGTCATCAACAAGGCCGACGGCGAAGCCGCGCAGATCCGCACCGTGGCCATGGCCACGGCCGAAGGACTGCGCATCGTGGGCGAACAGCTTGGCAACGACGCCGTGGCCGCTGCCCAACTGCGCCTTGCCGAATCCTACATCACCCAGTTCGGCCAGCTGGCCAAGCAGGGCAACAGCCTCATCATCCCTTCGGACATAGCCGATGCGGCGGGCATGGTGGCCGCCGTGAGCAAGATCATCAAGCCCGGCGAAGGCCTTGCCAAGGGCGGCAACCGCTCCTAGCGCATTTTGCGGCAAGGGTTTTCAGAAAAATCCTTGCAAAGCAGTTAACGCATTTCATTCGTTTGCTGCTCAAGACCCTCCACGCTGGGGAACAGATCATGACATCTTTGAAATGTGTAGCATCTCAAAGGTAATCTGATCCAACTCACGCCACAGAAAAGATATGGGCCGCCCGGCGATTATGCCAGGCGGCCCTTTGTCATGTGGAGTCTTTGTTGTGTCGTCAGGACGCATACAGGTTATAGCCAAGTTCACGGGCCACAAAGGCGGCCATTTTCTGGCCGCGCACGCTGTTGCCCACAGGGTCCAGAGGCGGGGAAAAAGCCGCAATGCCCATAATGCCCGGCACAATGGTCAAAATGCCTCCACCCACGCCGCTCTTGCCGGGCAGGCCCACGGTGTAGGCCCATGCGCCCGAACTGTCATACAGGCCTTCCATGGTCATTTCCGCCATGATGCAGGCGCAGTTTTCAGGCTTGAGCACCTGCTCACCGGTAAGGGGGTTGCGCCCCCTGGCGGCAATGGTCGCGCCAATGGTGGCCAATTCCACTGTCGTCAGCAGGGTTGAGCATTGGCGCGTATACACGTCGCAGGCTTCCATGGGGTCGCAGTACATATAGCCAGCCGCGAACAAAAGCCACGCAATGCCCCGGTTATGAAAGTTGGTGGTCTGCTCCGAGTTGTTTAGCTCGTCGGACATGACGATGTCCTTTGCGCCGAGCCTGC
This DNA window, taken from Desulfovibrio sp. 86, encodes the following:
- a CDS encoding NfeD family protein codes for the protein MNAPLLWFIVGVAFFVAELMTPAMVLLFFGVGAWASALAALLGMDLAWQIVAFICISLLTLLFLRRRLRAVFGGRSSRNPSANCDGQDEEQCAPHLLTGRQGVVSKALRPGEVGEISIDGSFWRATAHEHIAAGSPVLVLGADPGNALVLRVQPVTVS
- a CDS encoding SPFH domain-containing protein, with product MEFMNSFGWLFLLAVLVIIVLVKTAVVVPNQSAFVVERLGKFSKVLYAGFHILVPFVDVIAYKRSLKEQVLDVPKQTCITRDNVSVDIDGVLYLQIITPDKSAYGISDYEWGAIQLAQTSLRSVIGTLELDRTFEERTRINQEVVEALDAATAPWGVKVLRYEIRDITPPITVMEAMEKQMRAEREKRAVIAQSEGEMQSRINLAEGAKAAAIAQSEGDKQAVINKADGEAAQIRTVAMATAEGLRIVGEQLGNDAVAAAQLRLAESYITQFGQLAKQGNSLIIPSDIADAAGMVAAVSKIIKPGEGLAKGGNRS
- the glsA gene encoding glutaminase A, whose translation is MPDREKIQSVVDSAHAQYGKTPGGANADYIPFLANIPSDLAAVAVVTAQGQCASAGDAQYRFAIESISKVCTLALALEDMGRQAVQEKIGVSPTGLPFNSVMALELHGDKPLSPLVNAGAMAAASLVKAAGREERWQRILDMQRRLGAKDIVMSDELNNSEQTTNFHNRGIAWLLFAAGYMYCDPMEACDVYTRQCSTLLTTVELATIGATIAARGRNPLTGEQVLKPENCACIMAEMTMEGLYDSSGAWAYTVGLPGKSGVGGGILTIVPGIMGIAAFSPPLDPVGNSVRGQKMAAFVARELGYNLYAS